A single region of the Anaerolineae bacterium genome encodes:
- a CDS encoding peptidylprolyl isomerase, with translation MVQAENGNTVKVHYTGKLEDGTVFDTSVDRDPLQFTIGRGQIIPGFEEAVIGMSLGESKTETIPPDKAYGPHHAELMLTLNRNQIPTHLTPEIGQRLEIHQPDGQTIGVTVSEISEKNITLDANHPLAGQELTFDIELLEVT, from the coding sequence ATGGTTCAAGCAGAAAATGGGAATACGGTTAAGGTTCACTATACCGGGAAATTGGAGGATGGCACCGTATTTGACACGTCCGTTGACCGTGATCCTCTCCAATTTACTATTGGCAGAGGGCAAATTATTCCGGGCTTTGAAGAAGCCGTGATTGGCATGAGCCTGGGCGAATCAAAAACCGAAACCATCCCGCCGGATAAAGCCTACGGCCCACACCATGCAGAATTAATGTTAACCCTAAACCGAAACCAAATCCCCACCCACTTGACCCCAGAAATTGGCCAGCGGTTAGAAATTCACCAACCGGATGGGCAAACCATTGGCGTTACGGTCAGCGAGATTTCAGAAAAAAATATCACCCTAGACGCCAACCATCCCCTGGCCGGCCAGGAATTGACATTTGATATTGAACTTCTGGAGGTTACCTGA
- a CDS encoding RNA-binding protein, with the protein MQGNKLYVGNLSYATTSDELAELFAGYGEVKQVNIIEGKGFGFVEMSSQAEAEQAKEALNGTEFKGRNLRIDEARPPRERRDNRPPRRGGGGPRRY; encoded by the coding sequence ATGCAAGGCAATAAACTTTATGTAGGGAATCTGAGTTACGCGACCACCAGTGATGAATTGGCCGAATTGTTTGCCGGCTATGGCGAAGTCAAACAGGTCAACATCATTGAGGGGAAGGGTTTTGGCTTTGTGGAAATGTCCAGTCAAGCCGAAGCCGAACAGGCCAAGGAAGCCTTGAACGGCACCGAGTTCAAAGGCCGCAATTTGCGGATTGATGAAGCGCGTCCGCCCCGAGAAAGGAGAGATAATAGGCCCCCCAGAAGAGGCGGCGGCGGCCCGCGCAGATACTAA